In Rattus norvegicus strain BN/NHsdMcwi chromosome 1, GRCr8, whole genome shotgun sequence, a genomic segment contains:
- the Lcor gene encoding ligand-dependent corepressor isoform 1 (isoform 1 is encoded by transcript variant 1), protein MQRMIQQFAAEYTSKNSSTQDPSQPNSTKNQSLPKASPVTTSPTAATPQNPVLSKLLMADQDSPLDLTVRKSQSEPSEQDGVLDLSTKKSPCASSTSLSHSPGCSSTQGNGRPGRPSQYRPDGLRSGDGVPPRSLQDGTREGFGHSTSLKVPLARSLQISEELLSRNQLSTAASLGPSGLQNHGQHLILSREASWAKPHYEFNLNRVKFRGNGALSNISDLPFLAENSAFPKMAHQTKQDGKRDMSHSSPVDLKIPQVRGMDLSWESRTGDQYNYSSLVMGSQTESALSKKLRAILPKQNRKSMLDAGPDSWGSDAEQSTSGQPYPTSDQEGDPGSKQPRKKRGRYRQYNSEILEEAISVVMSGKMSVSKAQSIYGIPHSTLEYKVKERLGTLKNPPKKKMKLMRSEGPDVSVKIELDPQGEAAQSANESKTE, encoded by the exons ATGCAGCGAATGATCCAACAATTTGCTGCTGAATATACCTCAAAAAATAGCTCTACTCAGGACCCCAGCCAGCCCAATAGCACAAAGAACCAAAGCCTGCCGAAAGCATCTCCAGTCACCACCTCTCCCACGGCTGCAACTCCTCAGAACCCCGTGCTCAGCAAACTGCTCATGGCTGACCAAGACTCACCTCTGGACCTTACTGTCAGAAAGTCTCAGTCAGAACCTAGCGAACAAG ACGGTGTACTTGATTTATCTACTAAGAAAAGTCCATGTGCTAGCAGCACTTCCCTGAGCCATTCTCCAGGCTGCTCCAGTACTCAAGGGAACGG GCGACCTGGGAGACCCAGCCAGTACCGCCCAGATGGACTTCGGAGTGGTGATGGGGTACCTCCAAGAAGCTTACAGGATGGAACCAGGGAAGGTTTTGGACACTCCACATCACTCAAAGTTCCACTGGCTCGATCCCTGCAGATTAGTGAAGAACTACTGAGCAGAAACCAATTGTCCACAGCTGCCAGCCTTGGTCCGTCTGGATTACAGAATCATGGACAGCACTTAATCTTATCCAGGGAAGCCTCTTGGGCAAAACCTCATTATGAATTCAACCTCAACCGTGTGAAGTTCAGGGGAAATGGTGCACTCAGCAACATCAGTGACCTTCCTTTTCTTGCAGAAAACTCTGCCTTTCCAAAAATGGCACATCAAACAAAACAAGATGGAAAAAGGGACATGAGCCATTCATCTCCTGTAGATTTAAAGATACCACAAGTTCGAGGAATGGATCTTTCTTGGGAGTCTCGCACTGGTGATCAATACAACTATAGCTCTTTGGTAATGGGTTCACAAACGGAGAGCGCGCTTAGTAAAAAATTAAGGGCTATTCttccaaaacaaaatagaaaaagcatGTTAGATGCTGGCCCTGATTCTTGGGGCTCGGATGCTGAGCAGTCTACCTCTGGACAGCCATATCCCACATCGGATCAAGAAGGAGACCCTGGCTCCAAGCAGCCTCGCAAGAAGAGAGGGCGTTACAGACAGTACAACAGTGAGATACTGGAGGAAGCCATCTCGGTGGTTATGAGTGGAAAAATGAGTGTTTCCAAAGCTCAGAGTATTTATGGGATTCCCCACAGTACACTGGAGTACAAAGTAAAGGAGAGGCTGGGCACTTTGAAAAACCCtccaaagaaaaagatgaaattaATGAGGTCGGAGGGGCCAGATGTTTCTGTAAAGATTGAATTAGATCCCCAGGGAGAGGCAGCACAAAGTGCAAATGAATCAAAAACTGAGTAG